The following are from one region of the Silene latifolia isolate original U9 population chromosome 9, ASM4854445v1, whole genome shotgun sequence genome:
- the LOC141601480 gene encoding uncharacterized protein LOC141601480: MTLSIDREAEVAKIRAEVASMLRSARIVVPESVAVIETTPTKVARETDGMTNLKESGDTQVINEVQQPPPKGDTEGIMLKLTLDDVQEEIDYWSFAIYGYVMGANPPWRAMKGYLRREWQDYEISEIAFLPNSLFVVRFATMEHGKLVLEKGMFLFDGKPMIVRPWEPNTKITKVSVKTVPIWVKLMGLDLKFWGTKCLEKLASIIGKFVRVDDLTLDKSLLGFARVMVEVGIDQHFPEKIMFMDEMGHNMTGPNKQVWKRREHVATTADTADFPKLPHGGLGVPQPGLSGIVNRVQNSGKGVMITPTNTPVNNSTSAVLTPARILTRITRHESRLPGVKEGAFVVKFNKEMASTTQMKDIKWCLHHANVDLFGLLETRVRPGSLNKVVDSFCNGWNFITNHQYHDGGRIWLLWKEEKYDVDVIEMDAQFIHIKVKDIITNFQFFATYVYGFNKIEDRVPLWTALVRFVVVEPWIVLRDFNNVLHMDEKIGLPVKDTETIPFQNTIDNCGLQDMKSTGSFFTWNNKQPSSTRVISRIDRVLINDEWVNKWPDHFAYYVPEGDYDHFPCLIQCDDTNLKKKDLLSFSTCGLGYLSLRKLLRQDGITAFRLDPYNSTLMDNEYNLRARFKMMNKAKMDILKQKAKCEWAQEGDANTTLFHRAIKQQQISNKVMQIHDKHGDICKTPETIMQAFVEYYLDLLGSQGGTDDVYTNIVIRGTRLPNEDWTAINREPTKAEIKSIIFDIPDGKSSGADGYSSCFFKAGWDIMGDDIYEAIIDFFRGGQMLKQLNSTTLVLIPKIKNPTSVKEFRPLACCNTIHKVISKILCARIAVVLPKLINPAQAAFIKGHSIMGNILIS, translated from the exons ATGACTTTATCAATTGATCGTGAAGCGGAAGTAGCCAAAATCAGGGCGGAAGTAGCGTCGATGTTGCGCAGTGCTAGAATAGTGGTACCAGAATCTGTGGCAGTGATCGAGACTACACCGACAAAGGTGGCTAGGGAAACAGATGGGATGACTAATTTGAAGGAGAGTGGGGATACTCAGGTGATCAATGAAGTGCAGCAACCACCGCCTAAAGGGGATACGGAAGGTATTATGCTTAAACTTACTTTAGATGATGTCCAGGAGGAAATAGATTACTGGTCATTTGCAATATATGGGTATGTAATGGGGGCTAACCCACCATGGAGGGCTATGAAAGGATATCTTAGGAGAGAATGGCAGGATTATGAGATTTCAGAGATTGCCTTCTTACCAAATAGCTTATTTGTGGTGAGGTTTGCTACAATGGAACATGGGAAGTTAGTTTTGGAGAAAGGAATGTTCCTATTTGATGGTAAGCCTATGATTGTTCGTCCTTGGGAACCTAATACTAAGATCACCAAAGTCTCAGTTAAAACAGTTCCTATTTGGGTGAAATTGATGGGCTTAGACTTGAAATTTTGGGGGACAAAATGTTTGGAAAAACTGGCTTCTATAATTGGGAAATTTGTCAGAGTTGATGATCTTACTTTGGACAAATCTCTGTTGGGCTTTGCCAGGGTTATGGTAGAGGTTGGTATTGATCAACACTTTCCTGAGAAAATCATGTTTATGGATGAGATGGGACATAATATGACG GGTCCTAACAAGCAGGTCTGGAAAAGGAGAGAACATGTGGCCACAACTGCTGACACAGCAGATTTCCCAAAGTTACCTCATGGTGGTTTAGGTGTTCCACAACCTGGTTTATCTGGGATTGTGAACAGGGTGCAGAATTCTGGAAAAGGGGTAATGATAACCCCGACTAATACCCCTGTGAACAATTCTACCAGTGCTGTTCTAACACCAGCAAGGATATTAACAAGGATAACAAGGCATGAATCTAGACTACCAGGGGTTAAGGAAGGTGCATTTGTGGTAAAGTTTAATAAGGAAATGGCTAGCACAACACAAATG AAAGATATCAAATGGTGTCTGCATCATGCTAATGTGGACCTATTTGGGCTCCTTGAGACCAGGGTAAGACCTGGATCTCTAAATAAGGTAGTGGATAGTTTCTGTAATGGTTGGAATTTTATCACTAATCATCAATATCATGATGGAGGTAGAATTTGGTTACTTTGGAAGGAGGAGAAGTATGATGTGGATGTGATTGAGATGGATGCCCAATTCATCCATATCAAGGTTAAGGATATTATtaccaattttcaattttttgctACTTATGTCTATGGCTTTAATAAAATTGAAGATAGGGTGCCTCTTTGGACTGCTCTTGTGAGATTCGTTGTTGTGGAGCCTTGGATTGTGTTGAGAGACTTTAACAATGTCTTACATATGGATGAGAAGATTGGACTACCTGTTAAGGATACTGAGACTATTCCTTTTCAGAATACTATTGATAACTGTGGACTTCAGGATATGAAAAGCACTGGGTCGTTTTttacttggaataacaagcaaCCTAGTTCTACTAGAGTGATTAGTAGGATTGATAGAGTGCTTATAAATGATGAGTGGGTTAATAAATGGCCTGACCATTTTGCTTACTATGTACCTGAGGGTGACTATGACCATTTTCCTTGTTTAATCCAGTGTGATGACAcgaatttgaagaaaaaagaccTTTTAAGTTTTTCAACATGTGGACTGGGGTACCTGAGTTTAAGGAAATTGTTGAGGCAGGATGGAATCACAGCATTCAGG TTGGATCCTTATAATAGCACTCTCATGGATAATGAATATAACCTCAGAGCTAGATTTAAGATGATGAACAAAGCTAAAATGGATATTCTGAAGCAAAAGGCCAAATGTGAGTGGGCTCAGGAAGGAGATGCTAATACTACCCTGTTTCATAGGGCAATTAAGCAACAACAGATAAGTAATAAGGTGATGCAAATTCATGATAAACATGGGGACATATGCAAAACTCCTGAGACTATAATGCAGGCTTTTGTGGAGTATTATCTGGATTTGCTTGGCAGTCAAGGTGGCACTGATGATGTTTACACCAATATTGTGATTAGAGGTACAAGACTGCCTAATGAGGATTGGACTGCAATCAACAGAGAGCCAACTAAAGCTGAGATTAAGAGTATCATCTTTGATATTCCTGATGGCAAAAGTTCAGGTGCTGATGGGTATTCAAGTTGTTTCTTTAAGGCAGGGTGGGACATTATGGGAGATGACATTTATGAGGCAATCATTGATTTCTTTAGAGGAGGCCAGATGTTGAAACAATTGAATAGCACCACCTTGGTGCTGATTCCTAAGATTAAGAATCCTACCTCTGTGAAGGAGTTCAGGccgcttgcttgttgtaatacaATACATAAGGTAATTTCCAAGATTCTCTGTGCAAGGATTGCTGT